The Streptomyces sp. NBC_00576 genome contains the following window.
CGCTGGTCAGGGACCGACGGCGGGCTCACAGGCCCGCGAGCGTCAGGGCCGCTGTGGTCACCCCGCGCGCGATGGAAGCCGCGTAGTCCGTGTTGTGGTCCTGGTCCCCGAGGGTGTCGCCCGGCTTGTGGTACTGCTGGGTGCCGGTGGCGGGCGCGGTGTCGTCGAAGAAGTTCTCGCATACGGCGACTGCGGCCCATCCCCGTTCGTGGAAGCTCGCATGGTCGCTCCGGCCCGCGGCCGGGTCGTCGGCACCCGTGAGCCGTTGCGTCGTGAGGTCGGGCGCGACCTCCCCCACGGCCGCCTCGACGAGGTCGCCGAGGGTGTCCGAAGCGCCCACCGCCGGGCCGGGAACAGCCGAACCCGCGTGGATCTCGACCGGACGTGCGCCGTTTCCCGCGCCGCCCCCGTCGCTCTGGAAGCCCGCGATCATGTCCATCTGCAGTACGCCCGCGATGCTGTCCCCTGCCGCTGCCGCCGCACGGGCGTAGACCTTGCTGCCGACGAGCCCCTGCTCCTCGGCGTTGAACAGGACGAAGCGCAGCGTCCGGGTCGGCTCCCTTCCGGTGGCGACGATCTCGCTGAGGCACTCGGCCGCCGCCATGACCGCCGCCACGCCGCTCCCGTCGTCGTCCGCGCCCGGCGCCGGGTCGACAGCGGGGTCGTACGGGCGCGGGTGGCCGTTCTCGTCGACGTACTCGCCCTGGTCGGCGGTCGAATCGAGGTGTGCCGTGACGAGTACGGCGCCGTCCGACCCCGCGACCGGGAACTCGGCCTCGACGTTGGAGAGCCGGTGGCCCCGCCAGGTGAACCTGTGGAGTCTGACCGCGAGGCCGAGATCGTGGAGCCGGTGGGCGAGCGCGTCGGCCACCAGCGGGTTCTCGTCGCTCGCCGCGTCGCGGCTGCGGACCCTCCTCGGCTCACCATCGACCAGCGGGTCGACGCCCGAGATCCGGGCCACGTGGTCGCGTATGACCGCCGGGGTGACGGCCGCGCGTACCGAAGCGATCGTCGCGGCGGAGGGTGCGGCGGCGAATCCGGCGGCTGAGGCGAGTCCCCGGCCCGACCCCTGGACGAGCCCCTCGGCGTCCGACTCGCCCGGACGGGACAGCAACGCCGGGTCGGGAAGCAGACGTTCGGTGTGGCCGGGCTTCGCACCCTCGATGTGCACCTCCTCGACGGGGACACCGGCGGCGGCAGCGATGTAGACGCCCCCCGGGGCCGGCCCGAGCGATACGACTGTCCGCCCGTCCCGCCCGTCCCGCCCCAGCCCCCTGGACCGGCCTGTCCCGGCGAGTTCGCTCGCGACGAAGTCGAACGCGGCCGACGCCCGCAGGGCCGCTGCCCCCCGCGCCCGTTCTTCGGCCGAGGCGTACAGAAGGTCCGGCGGGGCCGCGACCTGGCGGTCGTCCCGTACGAGGAATGCCGCTGTCTCCTCCACCTGATCCTGAAGGCGGACCGTGAACCCGCCCTGTTCGAGAGCGTCCACGCCCTGCGCGGTCGTCATGGCGAGGACGAGCCCGCCGTCGGCGACATGCACCGGAACGACCTCGGCGCTGCTCGCGACCGCCTCCAGCTCGGCCAGGCTCCGGCCCTCGGGCAGCTCGATCCTCGCCCAGAAGACGCGCCGGCCCTCCACGGCCGCGCGCGTGAACACGGGATGGGCCGCCCCGCGCAGACCGGCCTCGCGGGCGACCGCACGCTCGTCGGGATCCTCACCCACGAAGACGCAGTTGTCGGCCGGGACACCCGCGCTCGCCACCGCGTTGTCGAAGATCCCGCGCGCGGTCTTCGGACCCCAGTGAATGAGGCCGTCGTCGGTGAAGCGGCCCGCGAAGGCCTCGTCGAGCGCGGCCTTCGCACGGGCGCGTGCGGCCGCTCCCTCACCCGGGTTCGAGATGATGCCCCTGCGCACCCCCGCGAGCGCGTCGAGCACCTCGAACACACGGGGTCGCGGCCGCAGAGTCAATGAACCGTCAACTTCGAAGCTCGCATCGGCGAGTGTCGCGCCGATGTCGAAAAACACTACGGGGGTCTCGGCTGGCATCTCGGTCGGCATCTCCGCTGGCATCTCTGCGCCTCCGTGAAGTGAGGGCCGCAACAGGCCGGGTGCTATCGCGATACCCCCAGTCTCCGCGCCCTGACATGTGATCGCATTCGGAGCGGGAAGGCCCGAAACTCCCCCGAAGGAGCGTTCTGCCACACCGAGTTCGGCCCGACCCCGCCCCTCTGCTGATGCGGCATCAGCAGGGGGCGCCGGCACTGACGACGAGCGAGGACCGGAGAGGCGGAGGAGAATGGGAGGCGTTGTGCAAAGGGCGGCGATCCGGTCCCGGAGCCCGGGTCCGCTCGCACCCCGTCAACTCTTCCGTTCCGGTTCCCCTGCTGAGCACCGCGGTCGCACTGGACCCCTCCGCGGTCATAGAGCCGGTCCGGGTACGTACAGAAGCAGTCATGGCTCCGGTTTCGACGACTGCTACCTCCGCGGCCTCAAATCCCCCTGCTCCGGAACCAGCCGCCGTCTCCGCGGTGAGCAAGACCGATTCCCGGGCGCCATAGAGTGACGCACGTCACATTCGCTCGAGTCACATCCTGGCGAGCCGCTCCGTCGTCCATGTGTAACGCCCGACAAGGGCAGCACAAGACGGAGGAGCCCACCATGGAAGCCCGCTTGAACCTCTTCGCCAGCCCCACCGCCACCAAGGCCACGAAGCACCTCGTCGCGGCAGGCAAGGCGGCCGCGGACTCGGCCCTGCCGGTCGCGACGCAGGAGTTGGTGAGGCTCCGCGCCAGCCAGATCAACGGCTGCGGTTTCTGCACGGACATGCACACCAAGGACGCCGCCGCCGCGGGCGAGACCGCGCAGCGCCTCCACCTGGTCGCGGCCTGGCGAGAGGCCAAGGTCTTCACCGACGCCGAGCGCGCCGCACTGGAACTGACGGAGCAGGGCACCCGTATCGCGGACGCGGCCGGCGGGGTCACGGACGAGGCCTGGGCCAACGCCGCCAAGTACTACGACGAGGAGCAGCTCACCGCCCTGGTCCTCACGATCACCCTCATCAACGCCTTCAACCGGATGAACGTCATCGTCCAGCAGCCCGCCGGCGACTACCAGCCCGGCATGTTCGCCCAGCTCTGACGACGGCGAAGTCGAACGACCTCTGCTGGGCGACCCGGTCGGGCCCGCCCAGCAGGGGGCCGGGCGGCGGCCCCGCAACTCGGAGCGCCGCTCTCACCTCAGAGCATCGATCTGCCTTCAGAGCGCCGCTCTCACTTCAGAACATCGCTCTCGTCTCAGAACATCGTGTTGTCGTTGGCCGAAGTGGCCGGCACGTCCTGAAGTACGTCCCAGTGCTCGACGATCTTCCCGTTCCGCACCCGGAACAGATCG
Protein-coding sequences here:
- a CDS encoding M20/M25/M40 family metallo-hydrolase, which codes for MFEVLDALAGVRRGIISNPGEGAAARARAKAALDEAFAGRFTDDGLIHWGPKTARGIFDNAVASAGVPADNCVFVGEDPDERAVAREAGLRGAAHPVFTRAAVEGRRVFWARIELPEGRSLAELEAVASSAEVVPVHVADGGLVLAMTTAQGVDALEQGGFTVRLQDQVEETAAFLVRDDRQVAAPPDLLYASAEERARGAAALRASAAFDFVASELAGTGRSRGLGRDGRDGRTVVSLGPAPGGVYIAAAAGVPVEEVHIEGAKPGHTERLLPDPALLSRPGESDAEGLVQGSGRGLASAAGFAAAPSAATIASVRAAVTPAVIRDHVARISGVDPLVDGEPRRVRSRDAASDENPLVADALAHRLHDLGLAVRLHRFTWRGHRLSNVEAEFPVAGSDGAVLVTAHLDSTADQGEYVDENGHPRPYDPAVDPAPGADDDGSGVAAVMAAAECLSEIVATGREPTRTLRFVLFNAEEQGLVGSKVYARAAAAAGDSIAGVLQMDMIAGFQSDGGGAGNGARPVEIHAGSAVPGPAVGASDTLGDLVEAAVGEVAPDLTTQRLTGADDPAAGRSDHASFHERGWAAVAVCENFFDDTAPATGTQQYHKPGDTLGDQDHNTDYAASIARGVTTAALTLAGL
- a CDS encoding carboxymuconolactone decarboxylase family protein gives rise to the protein MEARLNLFASPTATKATKHLVAAGKAAADSALPVATQELVRLRASQINGCGFCTDMHTKDAAAAGETAQRLHLVAAWREAKVFTDAERAALELTEQGTRIADAAGGVTDEAWANAAKYYDEEQLTALVLTITLINAFNRMNVIVQQPAGDYQPGMFAQL